From a region of the Candidatus Pantoea bituminis genome:
- the suhB gene encoding inositol-1-monophosphatase, which yields MHPMLNIAVRAARKAGNLIAKNYETPDAVEASQKGSNDFVTNVDRDAERLIIEVIRKSYPQHTIITEESGELAGEDQDIQWVIDPLDGTTNFIKRLPHFSVSIAVRIKGRTEVAVVYDPMRNELFSAVRGQGTQLNGYRLRGSIARDLDGTILATGFPFKLKQHAPTYMNIVTKLFTQCADFRRTGSAALDLAYVAAGRVDGYFEIGLKPWDFAAGDLLVREAGGLVTDFTGNHGYLHSGNLVAGNPRVVKAMLSSMREELSEALKR from the coding sequence ATGCATCCGATGCTCAACATCGCCGTGCGCGCAGCGCGCAAGGCCGGAAATTTAATTGCCAAGAATTATGAAACCCCGGACGCCGTCGAGGCTAGCCAGAAAGGCAGCAACGACTTCGTTACCAATGTTGACCGCGACGCAGAACGCCTGATTATCGAAGTTATTCGTAAATCATATCCGCAGCACACCATTATCACCGAAGAAAGCGGTGAACTGGCGGGCGAAGATCAGGACATTCAATGGGTAATCGATCCGCTGGATGGCACCACCAATTTCATCAAACGTCTGCCCCATTTCTCTGTTTCTATCGCTGTGCGCATCAAAGGCCGCACCGAAGTTGCCGTGGTTTACGATCCAATGCGCAATGAGCTGTTCAGCGCAGTACGTGGTCAAGGCACACAGCTTAATGGATATCGTCTGCGCGGAAGCATCGCTCGCGATCTGGATGGCACTATTCTGGCAACCGGCTTCCCGTTCAAACTGAAGCAGCACGCGCCAACTTACATGAACATCGTTACCAAACTCTTTACTCAGTGTGCCGATTTCCGTCGCACCGGTTCAGCTGCGTTGGATTTAGCGTATGTTGCAGCAGGTCGCGTTGATGGTTATTTCGAGATCGGCCTTAAGCCGTGGGATTTCGCAGCAGGCGATTTGCTGGTGCGTGAAGCAGGCGGTTTGGTCACGGATTTCACGGGTAATCACGGCTATCTGCACTCAGGTAACCTCGTAGCGGGTAATCCTCGTGTCGTAAAAGCGATGCTTTCTTCTATGCGTGAAGAACTGAGTGAAGCGCTGAAGCGCTAA
- the trmJ gene encoding tRNA (cytosine(32)/uridine(32)-2'-O)-methyltransferase TrmJ: MLQNIRIVLVETSHTGNMGSVARAMKTMGLTNLYLVNPLVKPDSQAISLAAGASDVIGEAKIVDSLDEAIAGCSLVVGTSARSRSLPWPMLDARECGIKSVEEGQQAPVALVFGRERVGLTNDELQKCHYHVAIQANPEYSSLNLAMAVQIIAYEVRMAWLQAQEKADPKPEYQASPYPLVDDLERFYQHMEQMMLRSGFIREANPGQVMSKLRRLYTRARPERDELNILRGMLSSFEKRKNSKDGDDNS; this comes from the coding sequence ATGCTGCAAAATATTCGAATTGTGCTGGTGGAAACCTCCCACACCGGCAACATGGGCTCCGTTGCGCGCGCCATGAAAACCATGGGTTTAACGAATCTTTATCTGGTCAATCCGCTGGTGAAGCCGGATTCCCAAGCTATATCCCTGGCCGCAGGCGCCAGCGATGTTATTGGCGAAGCCAAAATCGTTGACTCGCTCGACGAGGCGATCGCCGGATGTAGCCTTGTTGTTGGCACCAGCGCACGCTCACGTTCGCTGCCGTGGCCAATGCTCGACGCGCGCGAATGCGGCATCAAAAGTGTGGAAGAGGGCCAGCAAGCGCCGGTCGCGCTGGTGTTTGGTCGTGAGCGCGTGGGGCTAACTAACGACGAATTGCAGAAATGCCATTATCACGTCGCGATTCAGGCTAATCCAGAGTACAGCTCACTGAACCTGGCGATGGCGGTACAGATCATTGCCTATGAAGTGCGCATGGCATGGCTGCAGGCGCAAGAAAAAGCCGATCCAAAACCAGAGTATCAAGCGTCACCTTATCCGCTGGTCGACGATCTTGAGCGCTTTTATCAGCACATGGAACAGATGATGCTGCGCAGCGGCTTTATTCGTGAAGCCAATCCGGGCCAGGTAATGAGCAAATTGCGTCGCCTTTATACCCGTGCGCGTCCAGAACGTGATGAGCTCAATATTTTGCGCGGCATGCTTTCTTCATTTGAGAAGCGTAAAAACAGCAAGGATGGCGACGATAATAGTTGA
- the iscR gene encoding Fe-S cluster assembly transcriptional regulator IscR yields the protein MRLTSKGRYAVTAMLDVALHSHEGPVPLADISERQGISLSYLEQLFSRLRKNGLVASVRGPGGGYLLGKESNAIAVGEVITAVDESVDATKCQGKEGCQGGERCLTHVLWRDLSVRISEFLNNITLAELVNNQEILDVADRQNANDNRRFQKPRAQEINVNLRAS from the coding sequence ATGAGACTGACATCCAAAGGACGTTATGCCGTTACTGCTATGCTGGACGTTGCCCTTCATTCCCATGAAGGCCCGGTTCCGCTAGCTGATATTTCTGAGCGTCAGGGCATTTCGCTGTCGTATTTGGAGCAGTTATTCTCGCGTTTACGTAAAAATGGCTTAGTGGCCAGTGTTCGCGGCCCGGGTGGCGGTTATCTGCTTGGTAAAGAGTCGAATGCCATCGCGGTAGGCGAAGTGATCACGGCGGTTGACGAATCTGTCGATGCCACTAAATGTCAGGGCAAAGAAGGTTGTCAGGGCGGCGAGCGTTGCCTGACTCACGTTCTGTGGCGCGATCTGAGCGTGCGCATTAGTGAGTTCCTGAACAACATTACGCTGGCTGAATTGGTCAACAATCAGGAAATCCTTGATGTTGCCGATCGTCAAAATGCGAATGACAACCGTCGCTTCCAGAAGCCGCGTGCTCAGGAAATTAACGTTAACCTGCGCGCCTCTTAA
- a CDS encoding IscS subfamily cysteine desulfurase yields the protein MKLPIYLDYAATTPADPRVASKMMQFLTLDGTFGNPASRSHRFGWQSEEAVDVARNQVAELVNADPREIVFTSGATESDNLAIKGAAHFHQARGKHIITSKTEHKAVLDSCEQLEREGFDVTYLTPAANGIITLDALRAALRDDTVLVSIMHVNNEIGVIQNIAAMGELCRERDILFHVDATQSVGKLPIDLSKLNVDLMSFSAHKIYGPKGIGALYVRRKPRIQIAAQIHGGGHERGMRSGTLPVHQIVGMGEAYRIAHEEREQEMARLQQLRDRLWQGLSVLDNVYLNGDLQQSSANILNVSFANVDGESLIMALKDLALSSGSACTSASLEPSYVLRALGLSDELAHSSLRFSLGRFTTEEEIDYAIALVQKSVTRLRALNSAAR from the coding sequence ATGAAATTACCGATTTACCTGGATTACGCCGCAACCACGCCGGCCGATCCGCGTGTGGCCAGCAAAATGATGCAATTTTTGACGCTGGACGGCACCTTTGGTAATCCGGCCTCGCGTTCTCACCGTTTTGGTTGGCAATCTGAAGAAGCGGTCGACGTTGCGCGCAATCAAGTGGCGGAACTGGTTAATGCCGATCCACGTGAAATTGTTTTCACCTCCGGCGCGACTGAATCAGATAACCTCGCCATAAAAGGCGCTGCCCATTTTCATCAGGCGCGCGGCAAACACATCATCACGAGTAAAACGGAACACAAAGCGGTGCTCGACAGTTGTGAACAACTTGAGCGCGAAGGCTTTGACGTGACCTATTTAACGCCTGCCGCTAATGGCATCATCACGTTGGATGCGCTGCGCGCTGCGCTGCGTGATGACACCGTGTTGGTGTCAATCATGCACGTCAATAATGAAATTGGTGTCATTCAGAATATCGCTGCCATGGGCGAGTTGTGTCGTGAGCGCGATATTCTCTTTCATGTTGATGCCACACAAAGCGTCGGCAAATTGCCCATTGATCTCAGCAAACTAAACGTCGATTTGATGTCCTTTTCAGCGCATAAAATCTACGGCCCGAAAGGCATTGGCGCGCTCTACGTGCGGCGTAAACCGCGTATTCAAATTGCGGCCCAGATCCATGGCGGCGGTCATGAGCGCGGTATGCGTTCGGGAACGTTGCCGGTGCACCAGATTGTCGGCATGGGTGAGGCGTACCGCATCGCCCATGAAGAGCGTGAACAAGAGATGGCGCGTTTGCAGCAACTGCGCGATCGTTTATGGCAAGGGCTTAGCGTGCTCGATAATGTCTACCTCAACGGCGATCTGCAGCAAAGTTCTGCCAATATCCTTAATGTCAGCTTTGCCAATGTTGATGGCGAATCGTTGATCATGGCCCTAAAAGATTTGGCGCTCTCCTCGGGTTCAGCCTGTACTTCTGCCAGTCTTGAACCTTCTTACGTGCTGCGAGCCTTGGGCCTGAGCGACGAACTTGCACACAGTTCGCTGCGCTTTTCGCTTGGCCGTTTTACCACTGAAGAAGAGATCGATTACGCCATCGCATTGGTGCAAAAATCGGTCACACGTCTGCGCGCCTTGAATTCTGCTGCACGCTAA
- the pepB gene encoding aminopeptidase PepB encodes MTTQPMNITLSNQPADARWGEKAILTSNDSGMTLHITGADALMTIQRGARKIDGQGVRHVALVGEGWHLEQCWAFWQGYRGPKGKRQVDWPTLGEHEQAEFARRLKIVDWVRDTINLPAEELGPEDLAHSAVDLISEVGGDAVSYRITKGEDLREQGYMGLHTVGRGSNRPPAFLALDFNPTGDDKAPVYACLVGKGITFDTGGYSMKQSSFMDSMKSDMGGAATVTGALAMAISRGLNKRVKLYLCCADNMVSSNAFKLGDIIRYRNGKSVEVMNTDAEGRLVLADGLIDASEQKPTLLIDAATLTGAAKTALGNDYHALFTFDDVMAQSLMGSAVSENEPFWRLPLAEFHRSHLPSNFADLNNIASPAHAAGASSAAAFLSHFVSDYQQGWLHIDCSATYRKAAVDQWSAGATGLGVRTLANLLLK; translated from the coding sequence ATGACCACGCAACCGATGAACATCACTCTTAGCAACCAGCCCGCCGATGCGCGCTGGGGCGAAAAAGCCATTCTGACCAGCAACGACAGCGGTATGACGCTGCATATTACCGGCGCGGATGCGCTGATGACGATTCAACGCGGCGCACGCAAAATTGATGGTCAGGGCGTTCGCCATGTCGCGCTGGTCGGTGAGGGCTGGCACCTCGAACAGTGCTGGGCTTTCTGGCAAGGCTATCGTGGACCAAAAGGCAAACGTCAGGTTGACTGGCCGACACTGGGTGAGCATGAGCAAGCTGAGTTTGCGCGCCGCCTGAAAATCGTTGATTGGGTACGTGACACCATTAACCTGCCAGCGGAAGAGTTGGGACCAGAAGATTTAGCGCACAGCGCAGTGGATTTGATCAGTGAAGTGGGCGGCGATGCTGTGAGCTATCGCATTACCAAAGGTGAGGATCTGCGCGAGCAAGGTTACATGGGCTTGCATACGGTTGGACGCGGTTCAAATCGCCCACCCGCTTTTCTCGCTCTGGATTTCAACCCAACCGGCGACGACAAAGCACCGGTTTACGCTTGTCTGGTCGGCAAAGGTATCACCTTTGATACTGGCGGTTACAGCATGAAGCAGAGCAGCTTCATGGACTCAATGAAATCCGATATGGGCGGTGCGGCAACGGTGACTGGCGCGCTGGCGATGGCCATTTCACGCGGTCTTAATAAGCGCGTAAAACTCTATCTTTGCTGCGCGGATAACATGGTCAGCAGCAATGCCTTCAAACTGGGCGATATCATTCGCTATCGTAACGGCAAATCCGTTGAGGTCATGAATACCGATGCGGAAGGGCGTTTGGTCCTGGCCGATGGCCTGATTGATGCCAGCGAGCAAAAGCCGACTTTACTGATTGATGCGGCAACGCTGACCGGTGCGGCAAAGACGGCGCTCGGCAACGATTATCACGCCCTGTTTACTTTTGATGATGTCATGGCGCAGTCACTGATGGGCAGCGCAGTCAGTGAGAACGAGCCGTTCTGGCGCTTGCCGTTGGCAGAATTCCATCGTAGCCATTTGCCATCAAACTTTGCCGATCTGAACAATATTGCCAGCCCAGCACATGCTGCGGGTGCCAGCAGCGCGGCTGCTTTTCTGTCGCATTTTGTCAGCGATTATCAGCAAGGTTGGCTGCACATTGACTGCTCCGCCACCTATCGCAAAGCCGCAGTGGATCAGTGGTCTGCGGGTGCAACCGGTCTTGGCGTACGTACGCTGGCAAACCTGTTACTGAAGTAA
- the sseB gene encoding enhanced serine sensitivity protein SseB, which translates to MNRLEEVLKLAATEPAHRPEFFQLLLEADAWVPGESTAQQLDANTPVDLQHWEKEDGSSVIPFFTSEHAMSEAISAEQAYLRLPVRTLFEMTRGEALFLNPKLPSGKEFSAAEISHLLGEQGDALSQQTVLEGGHALLLSEVAEPPAQMIDSLTQLFSKYKQVRRAFVASIRESAEEEPNLLIGIEAESDIDAIIQAAGSVATDTLPDDAPIDICEVTLDDRGISHFFTAHITPFYERRWGSFLRDFKGSQRII; encoded by the coding sequence ATGAATCGTCTTGAAGAAGTGCTGAAGCTGGCGGCAACCGAGCCTGCGCATCGTCCCGAGTTTTTCCAGTTATTGCTGGAAGCAGATGCCTGGGTGCCAGGTGAAAGCACTGCACAGCAGCTGGATGCCAATACACCGGTCGATTTGCAGCACTGGGAAAAAGAAGATGGCAGCAGCGTCATTCCGTTTTTCACCTCTGAACACGCGATGAGTGAAGCCATCAGTGCTGAACAAGCTTATCTGCGTTTGCCGGTTCGCACGCTGTTCGAAATGACACGTGGCGAAGCGCTGTTTCTGAACCCAAAATTGCCGAGCGGTAAAGAATTTTCTGCGGCTGAGATCAGCCATTTGCTGGGCGAGCAGGGCGATGCGCTGAGCCAGCAAACAGTGTTGGAAGGCGGGCATGCGCTGCTGTTATCAGAAGTGGCGGAGCCGCCTGCGCAGATGATCGATTCTCTGACCCAGCTGTTCAGCAAGTACAAACAGGTGCGACGCGCCTTTGTCGCCAGCATTCGTGAAAGTGCGGAAGAAGAGCCAAATCTGCTGATTGGCATCGAGGCGGAAAGCGATATTGACGCCATCATTCAGGCTGCAGGCAGCGTAGCGACTGATACCTTACCGGATGATGCGCCCATCGATATTTGTGAAGTGACGCTGGACGATCGCGGCATCAGCCACTTTTTTACCGCCCACATTACGCCATTTTATGAACGTCGCTGGGGCAGTTTCCTGCGCGACTTCAAGGGCAGCCAGCGTATTATCTAA